The Osmia bicornis bicornis chromosome 11, iOsmBic2.1, whole genome shotgun sequence genome includes the window TCGTATCTGGGACCCAAGCCTATCAATGAAATGCACTTTATAAAAGAGAACCGCCAGTGATAGCGATGTTTATGGTTTCTGTATACAAAATTATGTACCATGCTATCCATTACTAAATCTGTAGCAATTTCCACGCTTAATCTTTCGGCAATAAAACTTTCAGAAAGTTCGATTAATTCCGGTAATTTCGGGGTGGATACTATATTGGGTACAACTTCTGGTTCATCTGGTATCAAAGGTGCTTCAATTTTAACGCGTTTCGCAGCAGAAGCAGCCGCAGCTtccttaaaaattatacaaattattaataatagaatatgTAATCATATCGCTAACAAAAAccaattaaatatttacttGCTGACGCTTTTTTATACGTCGAATATCTTCCGGTTTCGGATAAGCCTTAATTATTTCCTGTTCTTTTGCACCTAACTGTGTCAACTGTTTAGCTATTGTAGAGGCAAATTCTATGCTAGCAGGATGTTTCATCAGTCCTAACAGAGTTAATTTCAGTTGTTTCTGTACACTAGTTACTTGAGAATCGGATAGCGTTGGTGGTAAATCATGCTGTAACCTTTGTATAGCTGCAAATCAAAATCTTGTAGTTATGAACTTGagataaataaatcatatttctAACAGTTCTACGCACCTTGTATTACACCTGGCATAAACTGAGGTCTCGTTTTAGCAATTAATGCCAGAGATCCCATGCATGTCATTAAATTGACACTACTAACATGTGGAGAtccatgaaatttaattaataaatccaTTACATCATTGGCTTCTTCCtccaattttcttcttctagcTATTTTTAATGTTAATGGAATATCCTCTAAGGAGAAATCATCTGGTTTTTTAGGAGAATCTGGGTCGGGGTATGTTTGAATCAAAACAACACCCTCAAGAAATTTTACAGCTTGCGTTCTAATactgaaatacaaaagaataTTGTTACTTGTACATAATGTATGCAAACAAAACAAGCAAAATAATTTCCTTACCCATCATTATCGCTATCGATCatgttaataatttgaattttaagaGTACTAAGTTGACTCCATGCTACTTCCATTTCTGGTGTAACAGTACTAGCACTAGCTATCCATTTTAATGCAGCCCTCAATATTCTACCACTAGCTCTGAGGGCTCTTTTAGCAACAGCTGATGATTCATCAGAAACTAATCTCAGAAGTATCTGAACTACACGTGGAATTACTTCTGGTTGTTTCActctgtaaataaatatataaaatttatatacagATAACCAAAGAATTATTATGAATTACCATATAATACATTTGAATTATGATCATTACCCAGCTTCTTCTATAAAACCTGTAACTGTTTTCCTAACTTCTGCATTTCTATCTAAAGAAAACTGTAACGCTTCATCTAAGTATAATGGAAGCAACTGTGGTTCTTTATTTACTAATATTTCTTGGACTTTGCATAAATtggtaattttcatttcttcccCTGGACTTAAAGAGGCTTCATTTAACCATTCAACTACCTGTGAAATGATAATGCAAAGCAAAATCATTTATAGGTTCTATTGTAATGATAAAATGTCTgggaaacaaattttaagGTTATGACACTGACCAAGTCACCCGGTCCCTTTTCCGGCTCTGTCCTTCTGTGTATTCGAGGATccattgtatttaatattaaattgtataaaagTAAATGTGAATAATGATTACTGAAAAGGAAATTATCGGATAATTATATGTCCAGGATTCGATATGCTATATATAATAcgttatatatgtataatttgcaCACTCTTCTATTGCTCATAGATTTAGCCTACTTAAGAAAccaaataatttatcaaatgaTCCAGCTAAAAATGATCTATATTGTTCCATACGATAAATTTTCTCAATATCgtctttaaaattattaatcaataaACGTTAAAAGTAGCCTCAACATTCAACAATCTCTTGCGCTGCCATCTTGGCATTTTTGCACATTTTTCGTAAGCGCTACATTCGTTTGATGTATGAAAAGcgggaatttttaaattttcatgaattttttactacctgttgaaaatatttttactttgCAATTAGCTCTTATGAAAATGTGTCAAAGTAATTTATAAAACCGTCTATAAATGATCAATCGAAAGGAAAATCATTAAACGTACGtatctaatttttttataaatttatatttgcatatatttttaggcaaattgaaattgtaaatgaaataatacaccTCGGATTAAAACTATTCTAtgataaacaaattttatcaCTATTTTTGGCGCAATAGTTAATCCGGGGGTTTAAAAGTTATCGAAAAATATGGCTGGATGGATCAAAGGTCAAGTAGATTGAACTGATACACATGTAAGCCGCATAATCTAATCTAATAGATATTAAAAGGAAGTGTATATAAACAAAACGACAACACAGAATTGGTTAAGCATAAAGCATAAAATTTCTTTGCGCATATATTATTCGATTAAACTTCTGTCGTCCGTCGAAGAGAAACTTAATGCGACTTGCGCTTTTCAATCAGTAAGTGATATGATTTCAAGTTTTTATGAAAGAATTGTGGGTACGTGTTCTACAACGGAACCGAACCAGCCAAAAATCCTTTGCGTCGGGTTAACCTGTATAGATATCATACAAACCTGCTGGCAATATCCCGCGGAAGATTCTGATCAAGGGTGAGATAGGTGTTTATATTTCTACTCGCGATTGCGCAATGTTATGCTTCATTCGCATTTTACTGTTTACATCTATCAGCTGATATCAACGATATCTGTTGAATAATGATTAATCAGTAATTAAGCAATGTAATTAAGTTGTTATACATATTCTTTGATCGATAATTTTCGATACACTCCTCTCTAACCTTGACTgcaaaaaatgtatatattttatttttttattttatagaatgcctgtattaaaaaaatatataaatatcatGGAAAGTTACAGTTTTATTTGATCTTAATTTAACCTGATTTTCTTATGTGATTTACAGAACTCTAGACTATAGATGGCAAAGAGGAGGCAACACGTCAAATAGTTGCACGGTACTTTCTCAGTTAGGAAGTCTATGTGAATTTTTTGGTAACCTGAGCGCAGAAGAACATTTAAGTTTCTTGCAAAATGATATGAGAAAACATAACATTGACTTTTCTCATTGTCCTATAGTAGAAAATATTGGATGTCCAACATCTATTGTCATTTTGAGTTTAAGTTCTGGTTCTCGTACAATTCTACATCATAATCAAAATTTACCAgaattaacattaaaaaattttgagcAGTTGCATTTAGAAGATTATAGCTGGATTCATTTTGAAGGCAGAAATTTGAACGAGGTTTTATCTATGATGCAATGCGTCGAGAACTATAATAACATGTTAAATTATAGCCAAGACTCTAATAATAAGGAAGCAGGCATAAGTCAGATACCGATTACAGTTAGTGTAGAATTAGAATGTCCTAAACAAGAACTTTTAGATTTATTACCTTATGTTGATGTAGCATTTATATCAAAGGACTTTGCTCGAAGTAGAGGATACGATAATATGAGTGAAACATTGAAAAACATAAGCGAGGATGCCAAGTCTGGGTATGAATTAATGTCAATAACTAACTTTTACATTGTACATATACAATGGCTCtactaataaattaattctctTTTAGAGCAACCCTCATTTGTGCTTGGGGTGATCGGGGTGCTATGGCAAGAACTCCAGATAATATTATAGTACAATCTCCTGCATTTCCACCACAAAAGGTTGTGGATACTTTGGGTGCCGGTGACACTTTCAATGCAGCGGTGCTGCATTTTCTAAATAATGCAAAATTAGAGTTCTTTAAGACAAGGACATCAGAAGTAGACGAAGCGAATAGTACATTCCAAAAAAATGTTGCAAAGAATTATAACATTGAAAGTTTAGAATGTAGCCATACAGAATTTATCACGCCAAACGTGTTGCAGTCAGCTATAACATTTGCCTGCCAAATAGCTGGAGCTAAAGTTGGTATAAGAGGTTACGATAAGttagatgaaattttcaaggaTACATTAAGAAGGTAGTTAAAGTGTAACATTAAATTAggctatatgtatataaatatttcataacaTCAGATTGTGATTAGAGGAAGGGGATGTTGACAGGAATTTTCCGagattttttagaaaattatatcCACAATGACTTTACACATATTTACAGTGTAAACTGAATTacagtaattaattttatttttgcatcAATGTTGTTTGTATGCTTATTGAttggaataaaatttaactttAACAAGGAACAGAATGCATAAAGATAAGAAACTCATTTgtacattcatttattatcaTATTAAAAGATGTATAAACAATACGAATCGTTACATATACTTCAAGAGATATTTCctaaattatactttaatcaTTATACAACCGTCTTCCTTACAAAGTATCAACGTGAACAAAAAGAGATAGATTACAATGATACCATTGATAACAATGGTAGAAACTATGTAATTGTGTTAAGCATCTTTTTTTTCACATACTGTAAAATTATCTAcaagtttataaaaaataattataataattatacaagGGTACTAGAAAACAGATACCATAAGTAAGCGACACGTGGTAAATAAGAGATTATTTTTTTTGATAGTTTATAAATATCCTTGTGAATGGTATTTGATCTTGTTGATATCGTTGTGAGGcaaatgtattttttgttaaacgTGTCCTTACACAGTGCttatataattatacaatACACTTTTTTATACGGTATGTaggaatattaaatattcgCTAACTTTctgcttcgaggccggcgtcAAAGAAGTCTAATGTAGAGCGAAAACTCCGGTCGGGAGTACATCTGTAATATAAAGGAAAAGTGTTAACGAACGATAAAGAATGTTTTAGATTGTTTTGATAAAGATTGTTTACCTGAAAAAGGCGTTAACATATAGCCAACAGAAGGGGATAGATAATTCTGTGTAATTTCGCCTCTGTGCTTTAACTATTTCAGTAACTGCCTGTTCCGGTGAAACGATCGCCATGAGGCTTGGAAatctaataaaagaaatatatcattttattaattacatttccttaatcattaaattattatctgTTCTCTGTACAATATGTTTCTACCTTTGAGCCAGTAATCGAGTCTGCATGCAAACAGTATATTATAAATGTgcgtatattaattatatttgttacatttatttttttaagcgatattaatttcttaagTTATTTTCTTTAAGTTAATTCACCTGATTTTTGGATTTTTACAGAGACCCGTGTTCACCATATACGGATAAATTGTTGTGAAATTGATATTTGAAGTTTTATCCTTGCTCATTCCTCTGATCTCTTCGTTTAAAGCTTCCATTAATCCTGGATAATataatgaagaaaagaaagaatgttGATGCAAGGGTAGTGAGATTCCGCGTGAGTGATTATATTTACCTCTGACTGCAAACTTTGAGGCACAGTAAGGAACGATATTAGCCAGACCAAGAATTCCAGCCATAGATGAAAGGGCAACAATGTGAccataattctttttaatcatGCTGGGCAAGAAAGCTTGCATGGTCTGTAAAGAAACCAATCGATAACGTTAATCGCTcgaaaatgataaatgatcaatcttatgttttatttcaaataactcACCCAGAAATGTGCCATTACATTGATATCAAATATTCGTTTAATATCTTCAGGTGTGTAATCCAGGAAAGCGCGGCAAGGCATTATGCCAGCATTGTTGATCAGGATCGTCACATTTCCAACTTCTTCCTTGACTTTCTCAGCTACCTTAAACACCTCTTCTCTATTCGACACATCGCATCTGCaagatttataaatttattcaaattactAATTCTATTATGACAATGTCGAATAATCATGAGGTAAATCATTGAATCTTTTCCATACTTGTAAGCGTAAGCTTTAGTTGCGCCAAGTTTGTTAATTTCGTTCACAGTTTCTTCGTTTCCTTGTTGATTCAAGTCCCAACAGACAACAGTAGCGCCCAAAGCCGCATATTTTAATGCTAATTCTTTGCCAATGCCATGGCCAGCACCTGTGACCTATGCAAGTACAGCAGATATAATTGATTTATCTCCTTGGCTAGTCAGTGCCATAACTACGCGTAAACAACACCAATAGGGTGGGGTTCAATGTGTATCCAATTTTTATATCTATAatgtttgattttttcttgctattatttctctttcattgttattcattattatttttagataCCAACGATAAAATGATAAAGCATTTTTAGTTTCCTCGTGATAGTTGATTTTACCTCCAAAACACatgtttttataaaaactCGTGTTTTTCAAAAACTGAGGGTAATAGAGCAATTCGGATTTCGGATTCGTGTTCAGGACGAGAAGCTCTACAACGATCACCCAATGGCTATtggaaaacagaaaaaaagtttaaatttgTTTAACGTACCAGAACAATTTCTCCAAGGACACTTTTTTCTTCGACTGGCACGAACAACCTGTACGTTGCTTCAACGATGTAGCAAagaatttttagaagaagaaGCAACGCATCCGCCACGATCAACACACCCCCGTACGCCTTTACCATGATTTCCTGAAACGTTGCTCTGTAACGCGAAATGTTACtcatgaatatttttcatgatttttcATGTCGTAATGTGGATAAATCTTAATTGTCGGTGTCagtaaaataatgaaaatcaaTTGATATGTTTAGAATGATCAGTGTAGTATGTACCGATTACATGTTCTGCGTAATACTGTGTTGCATAATGTAATAGCGTATCGACGATTTAAATCCGGCcagtttataatttttattgtcgACCGACTGTTTGTTCGTTGCATTGAAAATTGGTATATGAGATCACTCAGGAGAAAAAGTGGTTATATAAAATCTTCGCCAAGCCCAGCGTTTGGCCTTTCAATTTCACCGTTTACGAAATCTTACACGTTTAATCGGGGACAAACGAAAAAATTGCGAAATAGACGATATAGAAAATTGAACGTTTATAGCTTTGCCAATtagatttcatttttatcgcATTCGttgaaatgttaattatcTCTATCTATGATTATAATTGAAGTAATTGAAAGTTGAAACTGATGTATTTCAATGCAATATgttaaaagaaacaaagaacatatgttcaatttaaaatactgaaGAATTTTATCAGACGTCCTCGTTTTTCGTCCTCGACGATAcgtgtttgaaaaaaaaaaaaaaaaaagaaaatgaaaaattgtaaatattttcattttcgtgaTCTTCATTATGATTCGTGCCAGAAGGACAATTTCGGAAGAGATAGTACACGCTTCTGTAATTTCTTATCGTTCGCTCGGTAGCAGTTTAAATAACTACAAGTATTTATAGACCGCCTTCTTAGTATCCTAAACGTTAATGATCTTGAATTTTTGATCACATAAATGAAGCACGCGAAGATGAAATATGAATGAATTTCATAGAGGATGATCTTATCGAACATTAACTGAAGCAcgcaatgaaatttttaatcaaatattttctcgCTTTGTAAATACATTTATCATTAGATCAAAGATAATAAGTTTCCGTTTATCTGTACGTAAAGTGTTTTGATATCTCTTCATTGAAAAGCGGTGTGTATATACAACGTATAATTGGTGTCGGTAACCGATTATCATTAGTAACACTTAATTATTGATAATGTTATATTCGAAAGTAattcgaaagagaaaattgaagCGTTAGACTGGAACATCCACCGACTGCGAATCCTTAATACGCATAGTGATGATTTATCTTAGAGCTATCTATATTACTACCATCGCATTAAATGCGTGAACCGCTGAAATGAAATCAGTCTGTAAAAAcagaaattttacaaaaagaaacaaagataGAGATAGGTACAGAGTTTCCTCACCAATATCAAACACCTGGAGGTTCTTCAAAAGAAGCAACTTTACTGGAGGAAACAAAGAACTTCTTTCAAGGAAAACAGAGGTTTTATTCAAGCAAACGAGATACGCAATATTTGCTtgaaaactgaaaaaaaaaaagtacacgAAGCGACGAACCGCAGTCGTTCGTGTTCAGATCGCAACTAAACCATCCGACTATAATGCTTCTGACCACTACCACTCTTGACATCGTCATCGAACGAGTGTTCGACTATAGGATGATCACAAATACCGGCCAGAATAGCAGGTGATAGCGTGGGTGGCCATGCACTTCCGGAAGCGTGTAAtaatttcgatgaaacgttattataatattaaaccCTATTAGCAATATGGTTGCAGAGCTTGTCATTCAAAATAGAATCTTTTGAGTATcttcgtaaaaaatattaataggtCGATATCTTAAAAACGATTCCGAGGGTAATAGAAATCGAGAGGTTTTGTATCATTTTGCAATCGAACTGAAGATTAGACGTCGCGACTTCCGGGGTGCGCTCCTCGAGTTTTGATCGCCTAAGATTCAAAGAGGCCATCCTGGAAGTAGAGCGGTCAATCTTTTAATCTATTATTCTCTATTCGCCAGAAATACCTTCAGATACCCTCAGCCTCGGGAAAGATCCAGCAGCCCTTTGGTTGCAAATTGGCACTGTCTTCGTAAAATTACGAAAACTCGCACTATTGTGATCGTTTCTTCTAACACTTTTCTTCCATCGACTTTTCTTCTTCGCTGTCGTTGAACGAATGTCGATGAAAGCAACGGGTCATCGATAACGCGTTTCCCGATTTCGTTTCACCGTTGAAGAAAGACCCGTCCCGATGACCCCCGTACGATAACTTCCTCCAATGTGATGGTAGCACAATAATGCGaaggagagaagaaaaaaggagggGACCAGTTCGAAAATACGAATATCGAACAACGCGTGCGTCACTTTCGCTTTCGTGCGAACAGCATCACTCGCACGAAACTGCAAGcgtttcttccttcttttctgGTTGCAACGGGCCACGGTTTATACCGGTTTTCGTGTGTCGTTTATGCAATCACTTTCGTTCTGCGATGTACAGGGTGTACTGAGCTATTTATTGTCCTGTGCTTCTCTTCTAACGCGCGTACCAGCAAAGATCAAAGAGGAAATCGTTTtacccttctttttttttttatttcactttgtAATGCATTTTTCTACTACAGTGAGTGTAAAAAGTGTTTGGACACCGTTTAAAAGAGAATACCttgtttaaaattggaccgaatgacttgaggttttttgagaagttatacaaattaatttactaacgATAAGATACctatgtgcttttgtcgttttaaaaaattacaatttattgaaatcgtgaaagaaaatagtgaagggaaaatttcaaatatgtCTGTCGTAGATTCAGATaagttatgtgtatgctgaaaatttcatcgagatcggtcaacgcgtttaaaagttataagtaattaaaatttccgaaaatcgcgactttttatctaattgtaagaacGGAACTAGTCACTTTCTTCTTAACTTCTACGCGTAAAAGTAATTTCGCAAGGATTtggaaatttacaaattacacTTACGttaatgaagaagaaaaaaaaacagtaaTCACCTCATTATTGACAATGAGATGGTTAATTCTCATACTGCTTATTGTATaagatgaaaataaatcaGAAACAGCGATCTAATTAATATGTATGATAATATTACGATcttaaaatgttaattcatTTGCAAGTGACACATGCCTGGTAAAACGAAAATTGCTGAATAAGTTAATTATTATAGTACTTACTTAATTAggtgaaaagtcgcgattttcggaaatattaattacttgTGACTTCTAACAAGGAAGGGTTTTTAGGTGTCCGCCTAcgattgttttgatttttggatatgttttaaaggaccgaaaaataaggtatacgtatttttttttgccCGTTTTCATATTTAGGGGGTGAAACGACCCCTTAAAGTTTCGGCTACAATAggctatctcggaaactatcatagatagaagaaaactATCGAAGGAAAAGGTTCATAGTTTTTTATGAACATATAACAGCTGATCATAAATTTGTAAACATATACCTTATTTTTCGGTTCTTTAAAacatataaaaaaatcaaaacaatcgGAGGCGGACGCCTAAAAACCCTTCCTTGTAAGTGCATTGaccgatttcgatgaaattttcagcatacgCATAACGcacttaaatttacaaatgtcatattttaaattttcgttacaggttccgataaaaaagttaaaaaattgccttttattatttccttcccgatttcgacaaattttaatttttcaaaacgacaaaagcacatatcttagtaaattaatttgtataacttttcaaaaaacctcaagtcattcggttcaattttaaataaggtattctgttttaaacggtgtcCAAACACTTTTTACACTTACTGTATAAGAATGTTGTTGATCTTCGTGTCGAGGACTGTCTTCGTTCATCATTCATCATTcatttagaatttagaatgTTGAAGAAAACAAATGAAACGCTCTCTATGTAAATAAGGATAAAGGAATCATTAATTTCAAAGTTGCAAGACGTATACTGCATTTGTCATGCCCATGGTGCATATTTAATATAGAAGATTACATAAAGTTAACATTAATGCGTAACCCAACAAGTGCGTAGAAACAACAGTTATGTATCACTAAGTAACACGATTGTGATTAGCAGCCAAGATAAAAGTTAGGTACCGATAAGATATGATAATCAATTTAAGGCCATACATTTTTACAAAGGCAGTGTCAGTTAATAATTGTTAcagttttattttcaaaagaaaatcTTCACCTCGAACAAGGGTTGTTTAGCTCTTTGCGTTTCAAGGGTGAAAGTAAAAGTAAAAGTAATTTCGCAAGGATTtggaaatttacaaattacacttaatgtagaaaaagaaaaacagtaaTCACCTCATTAACACAATGAGATAGTTAATTCTCATACTGCTTATTGcataagataaaaataaataagaagcAGCGATCTATTTGTGGTAACGTAGTTTAGAACTTAGGGTAGTTTATATTTCCAAAGGCAGGAAGAGAGTCATAAAAGAGAAAGGCCCAAGGGTGATTGTTTTTTCGGGCGAGGCCTATGGCCCTAGCGAAGGGTGCGGGTGTAAGAAAAACTATGTATACATATGAATGCAAGTGCCTTTGCGGGATGGGTCAAATTTGAGTTGACTTTCGAGGAGTGAAGAACGTTTGCGGGCTACCTTGTCAATTTTGTATCTTATTCAATACCGtcttttattatcaaatctatttgattaaatatattacCACATATTTAAAATGTATGATAATATTACCATcataaaatgttaattcatTTGCAAGTGACACATGCCTGGTAAAACGAAAATTGCTGAATAAGTTGATTATCACGGTAATTACTTAATTACTCACCGTGCGACTTGTTGATCCATCTTGCTACTGAACAGTTTGACCAGAACGAAATAAATCAGTGTAAGTTTCACAAGCGAGCAGGCGAATTTGAGATATCACGTTCAGCAGATAAAGATCCGTCAAACAGATAAACAACGGTTGAATGAGAGAGCAAAGGAAACCTggtttgattaaaaaatataaacatgTAACAAGGAGATAAGCGATTGTTGCATTCGATGAAAAAACGGCAATTTGTCGTACGGTTGGTTAGCTGTGGAATCCTTTAACGTAAGTTGTAAGTCCAATCGGTCTATAGACCATGGGTCAATGCACCAATTGATCGATTTCCCATGGGATAGGTAACGTGTCTGTTCAATAGTTGGACGAATATTTATTTGTCGATTTCTGTATCGATCGTATCATAATTCGTGATACATTTAACGACCCTTTGTTAATGATCAGCGTGTAATTTATACGAGGAGTAGCAAAAGAAATCTTCAGATTTATTCTCCACATatgtgttaattaaaattatcttgGTACATACTTCGTACTAGACGGTCAATTAAAGTGCATCCTATTGTATGTATACGGAACGCATAGAGTTACAAGTTTTTCCTCGAGTATGAAATTTGGTCTTGACCGCAAGGTCTCAAGATTTTTTCCCCTTGTTTTACTTGACAAAGAGTTTGAACCACGACATAGACGTTATTGTTAGACCGTTTGATGCATGTAAGAGAGGATAGTCTATTGACCGTTCCTCATTGTGTCTAGGAATAGTGTGATCGATATAGGGTTCAGGAACCTCCCTTTGCGAGGAAAGATTCTCGATTCTCCAACgcattaaataataatgaatgtttCCCAACGACGGAACCTCGCGAACATGACATTTCAAGTACAATGGAACAAAACTCTGCGATCTAGTTTGCGTACATAAGTCGACGATAGAATTAAACtctgataatttaaaaatacgcGAATGTTGCTgaaaatggaaatgaaatattgttttttattgcaaaagaCTAAACAAAATTGTGGGTAAGAAATAGTAAAACTCTGAGGTGTACTACTAACCAGGATGGC containing:
- the LOC114878576 gene encoding ketohexokinase-like isoform X2 — translated: MRLALFNQTLDYRWQRGGNTSNSCTVLSQLGSLCEFFGNLSAEEHLSFLQNDMRKHNIDFSHCPIVENIGCPTSIVILSLSSGSRTILHHNQNLPELTLKNFEQLHLEDYSWIHFEGRNLNEVLSMMQCVENYNNMLNYSQDSNNKEAGISQIPITVSVELECPKQELLDLLPYVDVAFISKDFARSRGYDNMSETLKNISEDAKSGATLICAWGDRGAMARTPDNIIVQSPAFPPQKVVDTLGAGDTFNAAVLHFLNNAKLEFFKTRTSEVDEANSTFQKNVAKNYNIESLECSHTEFITPNVLQSAITFACQIAGAKVGIRGYDKLDEIFKDTLRR
- the LOC114878576 gene encoding ketohexokinase-like isoform X1 codes for the protein MISSFYERIVGTCSTTEPNQPKILCVGLTCIDIIQTCWQYPAEDSDQGTLDYRWQRGGNTSNSCTVLSQLGSLCEFFGNLSAEEHLSFLQNDMRKHNIDFSHCPIVENIGCPTSIVILSLSSGSRTILHHNQNLPELTLKNFEQLHLEDYSWIHFEGRNLNEVLSMMQCVENYNNMLNYSQDSNNKEAGISQIPITVSVELECPKQELLDLLPYVDVAFISKDFARSRGYDNMSETLKNISEDAKSGATLICAWGDRGAMARTPDNIIVQSPAFPPQKVVDTLGAGDTFNAAVLHFLNNAKLEFFKTRTSEVDEANSTFQKNVAKNYNIESLECSHTEFITPNVLQSAITFACQIAGAKVGIRGYDKLDEIFKDTLRR
- the LOC114878577 gene encoding short-chain dehydrogenase/reductase family 16C member 6-like isoform X1; protein product: MDQQVARATFQEIMVKAYGGVLIVADALLLLLKILCYIVEATYRLFVPVEEKSVLGEIVLVTGAGHGIGKELALKYAALGATVVCWDLNQQGNEETVNEINKLGATKAYAYKCDVSNREEVFKVAEKVKEEVGNVTILINNAGIMPCRAFLDYTPEDIKRIFDINVMAHFWTMQAFLPSMIKKNYGHIVALSSMAGILGLANIVPYCASKFAVRGLMEALNEEIRGMSKDKTSNINFTTIYPYMVNTGLCKNPKIRFPSLMAIVSPEQAVTEIVKAQRRNYTELSIPFCWLYVNAFFRCTPDRSFRSTLDFFDAGLEAES
- the LOC114878577 gene encoding short-chain dehydrogenase/reductase family 16C member 6-like isoform X2, translating into MVKAYGGVLIVADALLLLLKILCYIVEATYRLFVPVEEKSVLGEIVLVTGAGHGIGKELALKYAALGATVVCWDLNQQGNEETVNEINKLGATKAYAYKCDVSNREEVFKVAEKVKEEVGNVTILINNAGIMPCRAFLDYTPEDIKRIFDINVMAHFWTMQAFLPSMIKKNYGHIVALSSMAGILGLANIVPYCASKFAVRGLMEALNEEIRGMSKDKTSNINFTTIYPYMVNTGLCKNPKIRFPSLMAIVSPEQAVTEIVKAQRRNYTELSIPFCWLYVNAFFRCTPDRSFRSTLDFFDAGLEAES